Proteins from one Bufo gargarizans isolate SCDJY-AF-19 chromosome 8, ASM1485885v1, whole genome shotgun sequence genomic window:
- the LOC122945108 gene encoding hemoglobin subunit alpha-3-like, whose product MTLTAGEKAHIVNLWAKIAPQVNDLGGEALERLFLSFPQTKTYFSHFDLSHGSADLKTHGGKVLNALGNAASHLDDLDGNLSSLSDLHAYNLRVDPGNFDLLSHTIQVVLASHFPSDFSAEAQAAWDKYISEVAKVLTSKYR is encoded by the exons ATGACTCTGACTGCAGGAGAGAAGGCTCACATCGTAAACCTCTGGGCCAAGATTGCTCCTCAGGTCAATGATCTGGGTGGTGAGGCTTTGGAAAG actgTTTCTAAGCTTCCCTCAGACCAAGACCTACTTTTCCCACTTTGACTTGTCTCATGGCTCTGCTGACCTCAAGACCCATGGTGGCAAGGTCTTGAATGCTCTTGGAAATGCAGCCAGTCATCTGGATGATCTTGATGGCAACCTGTCCAGCCTTAGTGACCTCCATGCCTACAACCTGAGAGTGGACCCTGGAAACTTTGAT ctGCTGTCTCACACCATCCAGGTTGTCTTGGCTTCTCACTTCCCTAGCGATTTCTCTGCTGAAGCCCAGGCTGCTTGGGACAAATACATTTCTGAAGTCGCCAAGGTCTTGACCTCCAAGTACAGATAA